The DNA window ATCAACGAATTGCTGCGGGATATCTAGGGACGGCCATGATCAGACTCTTCGGCATCCCCAACTGCGACACCATGAAGAAGGCACGGCACTGGCTCGAGGAGCGGGGCATCGCCTATGACTTCCACGACTATAAAAAGCAGGGTCTGGACGAGGCCCAACTCCGGGCCTGGGTCGGCGAGCTGGGTTGGGAGAAGCTGATCAACCGTCAGGGCCTGATGTGGCGCAAGCTGCCGGTCGAGATCCGGGAAGGCTTGGACGAGGCAGGCGCCATCCGCGTCATGCTCGCCACGCCGTCTATCATTCGCC is part of the Chromatiaceae bacterium genome and encodes:
- a CDS encoding ArsC family reductase yields the protein MIRLFGIPNCDTMKKARHWLEERGIAYDFHDYKKQGLDEAQLRAWVGELGWEKLINRQGLMWRKLPVEIREGLDEAGAIRVMLATPSIIRRPLLDTGQARYLGFSEAAYAEIFPS